The Euphorbia lathyris chromosome 2, ddEupLath1.1, whole genome shotgun sequence genome includes a window with the following:
- the LOC136218655 gene encoding non-specific lipid transfer protein GPI-anchored 6-like isoform X3, with amino-acid sequence MGSISVGMIVLIMVVGYGSANFEQDRAECADKLLGLATCIPYVGTAGKAKAPTMDCCSGLKQVLEKSMKCICILIKDRDDPNLGFKVNATLAATLPSACKAPANITQCIDLLHLPPTSPDAKVFAGFANLTQSSTPTPTPVAVQRKRVMVEREDGLVAVDY; translated from the exons ATGGGATCAATAAGTGTGGGAATGATAGTGTTAATAATGGTAGTGGGTTATGGAAGTGCAAATTTTGAGCAAGACAGAGCAGAATGCGCAGACAAACTATTGGGTCTTGCAACCTGTATTCCATACGTGGGAACAGCAGGAAAAGCAAAAGCACCAACGATGGATTGCTGCAGTGGGCTAAAACAAGTATTAGAAAAGAGCATGAAATGCATATGTATTCTAATAAAAGATAGAGATGATCCTAATCTTGGTTTCAAAGTAAATGCTACCCTTGCTGCTACTCTTCCATCTGCTTGCAAAGCCCCTGCTAATATTACTCAATGCATCG ATCTTCTACACTTGCCTCCCACCTCACCAGATGCCAAGGTTTTTGCCGGATTTGCTAATCTCACTCAATCATCTACACCAACACCTACACCTG TAGCAGTGCAGAGGAAAAGAGTGATGGTGGAAAGGGAAGATGGGTTGGTGGCGGTGGATTACTGA
- the LOC136218655 gene encoding non-specific lipid transfer protein GPI-anchored 6-like isoform X2, with the protein MGSISVGMIVLIMVVGYGSANFEQDRAECADKLLGLATCIPYVGTAGKAKAPTMDCCSGLKQVLEKSMKCICILIKDRDDPNLGFKVNATLAATLPSACKAPANITQCIDLLHLPPTSPDAKVFAGFANLTQSSTPTPTPAVAVQRKRVMVEREDGLVAVDY; encoded by the exons ATGGGATCAATAAGTGTGGGAATGATAGTGTTAATAATGGTAGTGGGTTATGGAAGTGCAAATTTTGAGCAAGACAGAGCAGAATGCGCAGACAAACTATTGGGTCTTGCAACCTGTATTCCATACGTGGGAACAGCAGGAAAAGCAAAAGCACCAACGATGGATTGCTGCAGTGGGCTAAAACAAGTATTAGAAAAGAGCATGAAATGCATATGTATTCTAATAAAAGATAGAGATGATCCTAATCTTGGTTTCAAAGTAAATGCTACCCTTGCTGCTACTCTTCCATCTGCTTGCAAAGCCCCTGCTAATATTACTCAATGCATCG ATCTTCTACACTTGCCTCCCACCTCACCAGATGCCAAGGTTTTTGCCGGATTTGCTAATCTCACTCAATCATCTACACCAACACCTACACCTG CAGTAGCAGTGCAGAGGAAAAGAGTGATGGTGGAAAGGGAAGATGGGTTGGTGGCGGTGGATTACTGA
- the LOC136218655 gene encoding non-specific lipid transfer protein GPI-anchored 6-like isoform X1 — MGSISVGMIVLIMVVGYGSANFEQDRAECADKLLGLATCIPYVGTAGKAKAPTMDCCSGLKQVLEKSMKCICILIKDRDDPNLGFKVNATLAATLPSACKAPANITQCIDLLHLPPTSPDAKVFAGFANLTQSSTPTPTPGNSSSSAEEKSDGGKGRWVGGGGLLIWLLTSSLTIY, encoded by the exons ATGGGATCAATAAGTGTGGGAATGATAGTGTTAATAATGGTAGTGGGTTATGGAAGTGCAAATTTTGAGCAAGACAGAGCAGAATGCGCAGACAAACTATTGGGTCTTGCAACCTGTATTCCATACGTGGGAACAGCAGGAAAAGCAAAAGCACCAACGATGGATTGCTGCAGTGGGCTAAAACAAGTATTAGAAAAGAGCATGAAATGCATATGTATTCTAATAAAAGATAGAGATGATCCTAATCTTGGTTTCAAAGTAAATGCTACCCTTGCTGCTACTCTTCCATCTGCTTGCAAAGCCCCTGCTAATATTACTCAATGCATCG ATCTTCTACACTTGCCTCCCACCTCACCAGATGCCAAGGTTTTTGCCGGATTTGCTAATCTCACTCAATCATCTACACCAACACCTACACCTG GGAATAGCAGTAGCAGTGCAGAGGAAAAGAGTGATGGTGGAAAGGGAAGATGGGTTGGTGGCGGTGGATTACTGATTTGGCTTTTAACATCTTCTCTTACAATAtactaa